One Armatimonadota bacterium DNA segment encodes these proteins:
- a CDS encoding ribonuclease HII — MTLRTWSVAQIRQLLAGGTADPRLLRALARDPRAGVRQLVRRVRAQQAREARRAARWEDLAAVERQYRRLGFTVIAGVDEAGVAPLAGPVVAAAVVLPPEARWPDLDDSKRLPPVRRDALYARIMTEAVAVAAAQASVEEIDALNILQATRLAHRRAVEALSVRPHLVLLDGRYPADLPVPQAALVDGDARCACIAAASVVAKVTRDRLMRELDAAYPPYGFARHKGYPTREHLEAIRRWGPSPVHRRSFSSAWERQEVLAMEISG, encoded by the coding sequence GTGACCCTGCGCACCTGGTCCGTGGCGCAGATCCGCCAGCTGCTGGCCGGCGGGACGGCTGACCCCCGCCTGCTGCGGGCCCTGGCCCGCGACCCGCGGGCCGGGGTGAGGCAACTGGTCCGCCGCGTGCGGGCCCAGCAGGCGCGCGAGGCCCGCCGGGCCGCCCGCTGGGAGGACCTGGCGGCGGTGGAGCGGCAGTACCGGCGCCTGGGCTTCACCGTCATCGCCGGGGTGGACGAAGCGGGGGTGGCTCCGCTGGCCGGACCCGTGGTGGCGGCCGCGGTGGTCCTGCCGCCGGAGGCCCGCTGGCCCGACCTGGACGACTCCAAGCGCCTGCCTCCCGTCCGGCGGGACGCCCTGTACGCCCGCATCATGACCGAAGCGGTGGCCGTCGCCGCCGCCCAGGCGTCGGTGGAGGAGATCGACGCGCTTAACATCCTCCAGGCGACCCGGCTCGCGCACCGCCGCGCCGTGGAGGCTCTGAGTGTGCGTCCCCACCTGGTTCTCCTCGACGGCCGCTACCCGGCCGACCTCCCTGTTCCCCAGGCGGCCCTGGTGGACGGAGACGCCCGCTGCGCCTGCATCGCCGCGGCGTCGGTGGTGGCCAAGGTGACCCGGGACCGCCTGATGCGCGAGCTGGACGCCGCCTATCCCCCCTACGGGTTCGCCCGCCACAAGGGGTACCCCACCCGCGAGCACCTGGAGGCCATCCGGCGGTGGGGCCCGTCGCCGGTGCACCGGCGGTCGTTCTCCTCGGCGTGGGAGCGGCAGGAGGTGCTGGCGATGGAGATCTCCGGCTGA
- a CDS encoding DUF420 domain-containing protein translates to MREAVVLAAALSAAAYGLLGFALTRRPSPDLPPGVRAVVTVLPTAIAVVNAAALTCLLAGWRAIRAGRVAAHRRLMLAATTLIAVFLALYVTRVALGGVKAFPGPPPVRRYVYLPVLTVHVTLSILTVPPVVYNVVTGLTRPAGEVRATGHPRVGRVAATLWTVSLSLGILVYFLLNVLY, encoded by the coding sequence GTGAGGGAGGCGGTCGTGCTGGCGGCCGCCCTCAGCGCCGCCGCCTACGGCCTGCTGGGGTTTGCGTTGACGCGCCGGCCGTCCCCAGATCTTCCGCCCGGCGTCCGGGCGGTGGTGACTGTCCTGCCGACCGCCATCGCCGTGGTCAACGCCGCGGCGCTGACCTGCCTGCTGGCCGGCTGGCGGGCGATCCGGGCCGGGAGGGTGGCGGCCCACCGGCGGCTGATGCTCGCGGCGACGACGCTGATCGCCGTATTCCTGGCGCTGTACGTGACCCGGGTGGCCCTCGGCGGCGTCAAGGCGTTCCCGGGGCCGCCGCCGGTCCGCCGGTACGTCTACCTGCCGGTCCTGACCGTCCACGTGACCCTGTCGATCCTGACCGTCCCGCCGGTGGTCTACAACGTGGTGACGGGGCTGACCCGGCCCGCCGGCGAGGTCCGGGCCACCGGCCACCCCCGGGTGGGGCGGGTGGCGGCGACCCTGTGGACGGTGAGCCTGTCACTGGGGATCCTCGTGTACTTCCTGCTCAATGTCCTGTACTGA
- a CDS encoding YraN family protein yields the protein GYRIRDRNVRCPMGELDVVAEQGGTIVFVEVKTRTTADFGAPFDAITPAKRRRLWRLATYYLITRRLGDRPCRFDAVSVLVTPQGRVVRVEVLAGAFEVDDT from the coding sequence GGGGCTACCGCATCCGCGACCGCAACGTCCGCTGCCCCATGGGCGAACTGGACGTGGTGGCCGAGCAGGGCGGGACCATCGTCTTCGTGGAGGTGAAAACGCGTACTACCGCCGACTTCGGTGCCCCCTTTGACGCCATCACGCCGGCCAAGCGCCGGCGCCTGTGGCGCCTGGCCACGTACTATCTGATCACCCGCCGACTGGGGGACCGGCCGTGCCGGTTTGATGCCGTCTCGGTGCTGGTGACGCCTCAGGGGCGGGTCGTCCGCGTCGAGGTGCTGGCCGGGGCCTTCGAGGTGGATGATACCTAG